The following nucleotide sequence is from Psychroserpens sp. Hel_I_66.
CCCAAGTGAATATTATACCTTCATTGATTTCAGATATGACATATCCCTTAAAAATAAAAACATTACCAAAACTGTAGGTTAATTCTTTTAAAACATTATTGTATAAGTGGGTGCTTTTAATACTGTTCATTGACGCAATTTACAATTTTAATACACCTTTTTAAATTTTTTTTATGTGTTTTATTCTAAATAAGAAATAAATTTCTATTATATAATTATAAATGAATTAGTTATAGATAAGACTATTTTAGTGATGTATTATCAAATTTCTTCGGAAAATTTATCCTTAATACTAAACCCAACCAAAGCTTCGTTCTTAAGTATATTGAATTGAATAACAGTCCTTTACATTTCAATTATATCAACTGTTTTAGCTTATAAAATAAAAAAGCACCAATTTAATTGGTGCTTTTTTTATTCTTTAAATATATTTTTATTTAACAGCCATCAATTCTACATCAAAAACCAATGTAGCATTTGGCGGTATTACTCCACCTGCTCCAGCAGAACCATAACCTAAATCGCTTGGTATAACCAAACGAGCTTTATCACCAACATTCAATAAACAGATACCTTCATCCCATCCCGATATAACTTGACCCACACCTACTTGAAAATCTAAAGGTGCATTTCTTTTATATGAAGAATCAAATACAGTACCATCTGCTAACTGTCCTTTATAATGTACAGATACCATTTTTCCTTTCTCTGCAGCTTTACCAGTTCCTTTTTGGATGATCTGGTAACGTAATCCGCTTTTTGTTTCCTCAAAGCCAGATGCTAGTTTATCTAATTCTGCTCTTGCAGCTTCACGCTCTGCCTCAACACGCTTTTCTCTTGCGCCTTCAAAAGTTCTAAATGCTTCTACAGCATTAAAGCTTTCTGCGTCTGCTCCAACTCTTAATATTTCTAATGTTTCGATTTCATCTCCTTGAGCGATAGCATTAACGACATCTTGTCCCTCAATCACTTTTCCGAAGACCGTATGCATATTATCCAACCATGGCGTTTCAATATGTGTGATAAAAAACTGACTTCCATTAGTTCCTGGTCCAGCATTTGCCATAGACAACACACCTGGTGCATCATGTTTTAAATCTGGGTGAAACTCATCATCAAACTTATAACCTGGATTTCCCGTTCCTGTCCCAAGAGGGCAACCTCCTTGGATCATAAAATCTGGAATGACTCTATGAAATTTCAATCCATCATAATAAGGTGTCCCTTGAGGTTTCACATCGTTTTCTAGATTTCCTTCAGCTAAAGCAACGAAATTACCTACCGTTCCTGGTGTTTTCTCAAATTCTAAAGCGACTAAAATCTCGCCTTTTGTTGTATTAAATTTTGCGTATAAACCGTCTTGCATTGTATTATATTTTAATTGAGTTGCAAAGATATGAAACTAAGTTAGAAGCACAATTTGGAATTACTAGCAATTACTTTAGCTTTGTAAAAAAGAATAGTTTTATGAGTTTTATTACGAAATTAAAGGCTGCCTTCGGAAATCCCAGAGCAATGGAGAAATTGCATGTCGATGACCATACCGAAGCTATCATCAATGATATTGAGCATACGCCTTTTGCAATTGCTGAAGATAATGTCTTGTATGCTGGACTTAATGAGCTTGGTGGTTATTATTTTATGCAGACTGTTATTGTCGGCTCTTTTCATACTAAAACAAAAAAAGGCGCTCAACTAAAAATTATTGGTAATGATTTTGAACTTCTTTTAAATTCTGATATGGTTGAACTTGAGTCTGACCATTCCAACGTTTCCAATAGAAGTATCTCAAAGATAGATTTTCAAATTGAAGAGGCAGATGCTGCCAAAATTGAAAAACCTAATCTAAAAAACTTAGTGCTCACTTGTAAGAAGCAAAAGGTAGTTTTTGATATGTATGAGAGTGATGAAGAGGAGTAAATTTCTTTTATAAAATTTATATCTACAATAAATATCGCATCCAAGCTATAAAAGTTGCTAGAAAAAAAAGAAAAATGCCATTTTTCTACTTTTAGGAGCAGAGTTTTTACAGATGATGATAGCATATTTAAAAATGAAGTTATTCTTTTCAAAAAAATAACTAAACAAAAAAATTAAACCAATCAACTGGATGTAAATACTTAAATAAATATTTGGATGCGTTCGTTGCTTAAAATTAACTATAAACAATGTAAAGAAAACTAATAAAACACATATTATAATGTATAAAATGTAAAAATATGAGCTATTCCATTTTTTCAATAACTTCATTAAATTTCAAAAATTAATCAATTCGCCACCTCACTAATAAATTTAATGCGATAAAGTCTTAACTCTTCATCATCGTAATCGCCATCAAATTCTGCGATTGCATCATCTATTTTATCGGTTTCAGAATCCATAAAATAATCGTGGATTTCTTCTTGTTGATCTTCATCTAAAATATCATCCAGCCAGTAATTGATGTTCAGCTTGGTACCAGAATAAACAATGGCTTCCATTTCTTTTATAAAATCCTGCATATTCATTCCTTTACTGGAGGCAATATCCGTTAACGGTAATTTCCTATCTACATTTTGAATGATGTATAATTTTATGGCAGAGTTTGAGCCTGTACTTTTAACTATAAAATCATCTGGTCTTTCAATTTCATTATCCTCAACATATTGGGAAATCAAGGCTACAAAATCTTTTCCATATTTTTTGGCTTTTCCGTCACCTACACCATGAACATTACTTAATTCTTCAATCGTGATTGGATATTTTAGAGCCATATCCTCTAAGGATGGATCTTGAAAAATCACAAATGGCGGTACTCCTAAGGATTTAGCATTTCGCTTTCTTAAATCTTTAAGCATTTTCATTAAGGTTTCATCTACTACGCCACCACTACCTTTTGCTGCTGTGATTATTCCATCATCTGTATCTTCATCAAAGACGTGATCTTCAGTCATTAAAAACGACTGTGGCGATTTAATAAATGCCTTACCTTCTTCTGGTATACGCAGAACTCCGTAGGTTTCGATATCCTTTTTAAGGTAACCAGCTACAAGAACCTGACGTATCAATGCCATCCAATAGCGTTTGTCACGGTCTTTCCCAATTCCGAAGAAAGGTAACGTGTCCGTTTTATGAGAAGATATAAGTGCGTTTGTTTTTCCAACCAATACTTGAACCAAATCTTTGGATTTGTACTTTTCATTGGTTTTCTCTACCGTTTCTAGTAAGGTAACGACCTCATCTTTGGCTTCATGTTGTTTCTTCGGAAAGCGAACATTATCATCCATATCTCCGCCTTCTCCTGTCTCATTGTCAAATTCCTC
It contains:
- a CDS encoding peptidylprolyl isomerase; the protein is MQDGLYAKFNTTKGEILVALEFEKTPGTVGNFVALAEGNLENDVKPQGTPYYDGLKFHRVIPDFMIQGGCPLGTGTGNPGYKFDDEFHPDLKHDAPGVLSMANAGPGTNGSQFFITHIETPWLDNMHTVFGKVIEGQDVVNAIAQGDEIETLEILRVGADAESFNAVEAFRTFEGAREKRVEAEREAARAELDKLASGFEETKSGLRYQIIQKGTGKAAEKGKMVSVHYKGQLADGTVFDSSYKRNAPLDFQVGVGQVISGWDEGICLLNVGDKARLVIPSDLGYGSAGAGGVIPPNATLVFDVELMAVK